One window of the Micropterus dolomieu isolate WLL.071019.BEF.003 ecotype Adirondacks linkage group LG08, ASM2129224v1, whole genome shotgun sequence genome contains the following:
- the cd40 gene encoding tumor necrosis factor receptor superfamily member 5 isoform X2 produces MLTTQSTKMYLLLMVMSGFMATTAAQSRCDPETQYEQGNQCCKMCGPGTSMTSLGTCQEPQCKECGLNEYQETYTEKNKCERQPYCDPNKNFQENVKESKVKKSLCICQVGFHCSSEACITCVPHTTCKPGYEAQSKGNHTHDTVCGKCPKGTFSNESSWYGLCKKWTECQNGYHIQQNGTDISDNICEETKRGHVVVICVVVFMIVAMVVAAFMCLKWRGTRDAKGKICVESCLGEKKEPLRECTNVLITTPTDQTDEESTLPEVQTSQEEGFGRTPEENEDELSQEMSTDVVFTENGNFVTQENGKTEILSRQESQTQTFTD; encoded by the exons ATGCTGACAACACAATCAACTAAGATGTATCTACTGCTGATGGTGATGTCGGGTTTTATG gCAACGACAGCTGCTCAGTCCCGTTGTGACCCAGAAACTCAATATGAGCAGGGTAACCAGTGCTGCAAAATGTGTGGTCCAG GCACCAGTATGACGAGTCTCGGCACTTGTCAGGAACCTCAATGCAAAGAATGTGGGCTGAATGAATATCAGGAAACttatacagaaaaaaacaaatgtgaacgTCAGCCATACTGTGACCCAA ATAAAAACTTTCAGGAGAACGTCAAAGAGAGCAAAGTCAAAAAAAGCCTCTGCATATGTCAAGTGGGATTTCACTGCTCCAGTGAGGCATGTATAACCTGTGTGCCTCATACAACCTGCAAACCAGGATATGAGGCTCAGTCCAAAG GCAATCATACGCATGATACAGTGTGTGGGAAATGCCCTAAAGGCACATTTTCCAATGAGAGCTCATGGTACGGGCTCTGTAAGAAATGGACAGA ATGTCAGAATGGATACCATATTCAACAAAACGGAACAGACATATCCGACAACATCTGTG agGAAACCAAACGGGGACATGTAGTTGTGATCTGTGTTGTGGTTTTTATGATTGTGGCTATGGTAGTAGCTGCATTCATGTGTTTAAAATGGAGAG GTACACGTGACGCTAAAGGAAAG ATCTGTGTTGAATCATGCctgggagaaaaaaaggagccacTGAGAGAATGTACTAATGTGCTAATAACGACCCCAACTGATCAGACTGATGAAGAGTCCACCTTACCGGAGGTGCAGACCTCACAAGAAGAGGGTTTTGGTAGGACACCGGAAGAAAACGAGGACGAACTAAGCCAGGAGATGTCAACAGATGTAGTTTTTACTGAAAACGGAAACTTTGTGACACAAGAGAATGGGAAAACAGAAATCCTCTCCCGTCAGGAGTCGCAAACGCAGACATTTACAGACTAA
- the cd40 gene encoding tumor necrosis factor receptor superfamily member 5 isoform X1, producing the protein MLTTQSTKMYLLLMVMSGFMATTAAQSRCDPETQYEQGNQCCKMCGPGTSMTSLGTCQEPQCKECGLNEYQETYTEKNKCERQPYCDPNKNFQENVKESKVKKSLCICQVGFHCSSEACITCVPHTTCKPGYEAQSKGNHTHDTVCGKCPKGTFSNESSWYGLCKKWTECQNGYHIQQNGTDISDNICEETKRGHVVVICVVVFMIVAMVVAAFMCLKWRGTRDAKGKVKICVESCLGEKKEPLRECTNVLITTPTDQTDEESTLPEVQTSQEEGFGRTPEENEDELSQEMSTDVVFTENGNFVTQENGKTEILSRQESQTQTFTD; encoded by the exons ATGCTGACAACACAATCAACTAAGATGTATCTACTGCTGATGGTGATGTCGGGTTTTATG gCAACGACAGCTGCTCAGTCCCGTTGTGACCCAGAAACTCAATATGAGCAGGGTAACCAGTGCTGCAAAATGTGTGGTCCAG GCACCAGTATGACGAGTCTCGGCACTTGTCAGGAACCTCAATGCAAAGAATGTGGGCTGAATGAATATCAGGAAACttatacagaaaaaaacaaatgtgaacgTCAGCCATACTGTGACCCAA ATAAAAACTTTCAGGAGAACGTCAAAGAGAGCAAAGTCAAAAAAAGCCTCTGCATATGTCAAGTGGGATTTCACTGCTCCAGTGAGGCATGTATAACCTGTGTGCCTCATACAACCTGCAAACCAGGATATGAGGCTCAGTCCAAAG GCAATCATACGCATGATACAGTGTGTGGGAAATGCCCTAAAGGCACATTTTCCAATGAGAGCTCATGGTACGGGCTCTGTAAGAAATGGACAGA ATGTCAGAATGGATACCATATTCAACAAAACGGAACAGACATATCCGACAACATCTGTG agGAAACCAAACGGGGACATGTAGTTGTGATCTGTGTTGTGGTTTTTATGATTGTGGCTATGGTAGTAGCTGCATTCATGTGTTTAAAATGGAGAG GTACACGTGACGCTAAAGGAAAGGTAAAG ATCTGTGTTGAATCATGCctgggagaaaaaaaggagccacTGAGAGAATGTACTAATGTGCTAATAACGACCCCAACTGATCAGACTGATGAAGAGTCCACCTTACCGGAGGTGCAGACCTCACAAGAAGAGGGTTTTGGTAGGACACCGGAAGAAAACGAGGACGAACTAAGCCAGGAGATGTCAACAGATGTAGTTTTTACTGAAAACGGAAACTTTGTGACACAAGAGAATGGGAAAACAGAAATCCTCTCCCGTCAGGAGTCGCAAACGCAGACATTTACAGACTAA
- the irx7 gene encoding iroquois homeobox 7, translating to MPASQTGFGNFFLERNISMPTGYQIPVLGCPPGVQQQHLAAMAAGVPITYSGLQGYNFIPYPHHRHITHMNNGFDLKAASPYHHALLARGGAFYPPYRPGVAEDPSRVAKVATRESTGALKAWLNEHLKNPYPTKGEKIMLAIITKMSLTQVSTWFANARRRLKKENRVSWASKGKSDEEDEDHEGESDDDDTSLQKCNLDERDEQESQTDRADTDEQIEGALDSSAPVDARLEIPQQPSSEHEDGDLALVKKVEKSNSGHTPSALESKENTASQKPKIWSLAETATSDTVKKPLDNIYHPAGKLWDEWATRNALFVPSRYTTHEIV from the exons ATGCCCGCATCGCAAACTGGATTTGGTAACTTCTTCTTGGAGAGGAACATCAGCATGCCGACTGGATATCAGATTCCGGTGCTGGGATGCCCACCGGGTGTGCAACAGCAGCATCTGGCAGCAATGGCAGCTGGGGTTCCCATAACATACTCAGGACTACAAGGATACAACTTTATCCCATATCCACACCACAGGCACATAACACACATG aacaACGGTTTCGACTTGAAGGCCGCTTCTCCCTACCATCACGCGCTCCTAGCTCGCGGGGGAGCTTTCTACCCGCCGTACCGTCCCGGAGTAGCCGAGGATCCAAGCAGAGTCGCCAAGGTGGCCACTCGGGAGAGCACCGGGGCGCTGAAGGCCTGGCTGAACGAGCACCTGAAGAACCCTTACCCGACCAAGGGCGAGAAAATCATGCTCGCCATCATCACTAAAATGAGCCTCACGCAGGTGTCCACCTGGTTCGCTAACGCAAGGCGACGCCTGAAGAAGGAGAACAGGGTCAGCTGGGCGTCTAAGGGGAAATcagatgaggaggatgaggatcatgagggagagagcgaCGATGACGACACCTCTctgcaaaaatgtaatttggatGAGCGAGACGAGCAAGAGTCCCAAACTGACCGCGCAGACACAGACGAGCAGATCGAGGGCGCGTTGGACAGCTCAGCACCCGTCGACGCGCGTTTGGAGATCCCGCAGCAGCCAAGCAGCGAGCACGAAGATGGAGACCTTGCACTTGTCAAGAAAGTTGAAAAGAGTAACTCTGGTCACACGCCCTCAGCTTTGGAAAGTAAAGAAAACACTGCCAGTCAGAAACCCAAAATCTGGTCTTTAGCGGAGACCGCCACCTCAGACACTGTGAAGAAACCTCTGGACAATATTTACCACCCGGCCGGAAAACTGTGGGATGAATGGGCTACAAGAAACGCACTGTTTGTTCCGTCACGTTACACTACCCATGAAATTGTCTAA